One segment of Micromonospora parathelypteridis DNA contains the following:
- a CDS encoding DeoR/GlpR family DNA-binding transcription regulator, with the protein MDRYARWNALLEMLTDNGRVSVETAAERLDVSQATIRRDFDQLAQQQMITRTRGGAVANGVSYDLPLRYKTAKHSAEKQRIGAAAAALVTPGTVVGLNGGTTSTEVARALAVRPDLNTSAEGAQLTVVTNALNIANELLVRSRMKVVVAGGVVRPKSFELVGPLGGALLREVTLDVALLGVDAIDPQLGAAAHHEGEAAMNNLMVARAKRVVIIADSSKLGGHAFARICPVERVETLVTDSGAAPEVVDAFRAAGVQVICA; encoded by the coding sequence GTGGACCGGTACGCCAGATGGAATGCCCTGCTCGAGATGCTGACCGACAACGGCCGGGTCAGCGTCGAGACGGCAGCCGAGCGGCTGGACGTCTCCCAGGCCACCATTCGGCGCGACTTCGACCAGCTCGCCCAGCAGCAGATGATCACGAGGACCCGGGGTGGCGCGGTCGCGAACGGCGTCTCGTACGACCTGCCACTGCGTTACAAGACGGCCAAGCACTCGGCGGAGAAGCAGCGGATCGGCGCGGCCGCGGCGGCGCTCGTCACGCCGGGCACCGTGGTCGGCCTCAATGGCGGCACCACCAGCACCGAGGTGGCGAGGGCGCTCGCCGTCCGACCGGATCTGAACACCAGTGCCGAGGGTGCGCAGCTCACCGTGGTGACCAACGCGCTGAACATCGCCAACGAGCTGCTGGTCCGGTCGCGGATGAAGGTCGTGGTGGCCGGCGGGGTGGTCCGCCCGAAGTCGTTCGAACTCGTCGGACCGCTGGGCGGGGCGCTGCTGCGTGAGGTGACCCTGGACGTCGCGCTGCTCGGCGTGGACGCGATCGACCCGCAGCTCGGTGCCGCCGCCCACCACGAGGGGGAGGCCGCGATGAACAACCTGATGGTGGCCCGGGCCAAGCGCGTAGTGATCATCGCGGATTCGTCCAAGCTGGGGGGTCACGCCTTCGCCCGGATCTGCCCGGTCGAGCGGGTGGAGACGCTGGTGACCGACTCGGGTGCCGCCCCGGAGGTGGTGGACGCGTTCCGCGCTGCCGGTGTGCAGGTCATCTGCGCCTGA
- a CDS encoding ABC transporter permease subunit, translating to MSLFRTELRRLTKRRFTRYMTLLGLLVLVAIVVGVFFTNQKIGADQLAKAERQADQQYQEQVRWSDQERAACEQAKTAGTSTDGRYPDDCSMITAPPRDQIDAKWFLPSTFDFRDTFDETLIPFAAILALVGFVVGASFVGAEWSTGGMMNLLLWRPKRLTVLLTKLAALLTGMLAVTLPAAVVWFAGFWAVASFRGSTEKVTSGVWQSFVLTGVRGVVLVLVLTTIGFALASLGRHTAMALGGVVAVMVVGQFGLGILLSMASVRWAEAWLLPTYALAWMTKTVTLQDYNSCNATYYGSCEPATLDITWQQSSVLFSVGLVVILGAALWSMRRRDIT from the coding sequence GTGAGCCTCTTTCGTACGGAGCTGCGCCGGCTCACAAAGCGGCGCTTCACCCGCTACATGACGCTGCTCGGCCTGCTGGTGCTGGTCGCGATCGTGGTCGGGGTGTTCTTCACCAACCAGAAGATCGGCGCCGACCAGCTCGCCAAGGCCGAACGTCAGGCCGACCAGCAGTACCAGGAGCAGGTGCGCTGGAGCGACCAGGAGCGCGCCGCGTGCGAGCAGGCCAAGACGGCCGGCACATCGACCGACGGCCGTTACCCCGACGACTGCTCGATGATCACGGCGCCGCCCCGGGACCAGATCGACGCGAAGTGGTTCCTGCCCTCGACGTTCGACTTCCGGGACACGTTCGACGAGACACTGATCCCGTTCGCGGCGATCCTCGCCCTGGTCGGGTTCGTGGTCGGCGCGTCCTTCGTCGGCGCCGAGTGGAGCACCGGCGGCATGATGAACCTGCTGCTCTGGCGGCCGAAGCGGCTCACCGTACTGCTCACCAAGCTGGCCGCGCTGCTCACCGGCATGTTGGCGGTGACGCTGCCCGCCGCGGTGGTCTGGTTCGCCGGGTTCTGGGCGGTCGCCTCGTTCCGGGGCAGCACCGAGAAGGTGACCTCCGGGGTCTGGCAGTCGTTCGTCCTGACCGGGGTGCGCGGCGTGGTGCTGGTGCTGGTGCTCACCACCATCGGCTTCGCCCTCGCCTCGTTGGGTCGGCACACCGCGATGGCCCTCGGCGGCGTGGTGGCGGTGATGGTGGTCGGCCAGTTCGGCCTCGGCATCCTGCTGTCGATGGCAAGCGTCCGCTGGGCCGAGGCGTGGCTGCTCCCCACGTACGCGCTCGCCTGGATGACGAAGACGGTCACCCTGCAGGACTACAACTCCTGCAACGCGACCTACTACGGCTCCTGCGAACCGGCGACGTTGGACATCACCTGGCAGCAGTCCTCCGTACTCTTCTCGGTCGGGTTGGTGGTGATCCTCGGGGCGGCGCTCTGGTCGATGCGTCGCCGCGACATCACCTGA
- a CDS encoding ABC transporter ATP-binding protein, translating into MPAVLEIEGLRKTYKSRRRGTRNALDGFDMRVDAGQVHGFLGPNGSGKTTTLRTLLGLIRPDGGRMALLGHEVPDALPQVAGQVGAIVESPQFFPHFTARDTLSLLAGAGEVPATRVDEVLELVGLRDRSGERVKTYSLGMKQRLAVASALLKNPKLLILDEPANGLDPGGIREMRTLMRNLAESGMTVVLSSHILGEIQLICDSVTIISLGRRVAFGPVDEVLAQHSSGAVRVRLEAVSDLPAATEALTQAGIRVTGHPDHLMLAGVDKPASVTRLLAEHNLYVSELAPIAVDLESVFLELTATAPVPGQHRQVDESMKVGGTGQSGTAGGGWGA; encoded by the coding sequence TTGCCAGCTGTCCTGGAGATCGAAGGTCTACGTAAGACGTACAAGAGTCGTCGACGCGGCACCCGCAACGCGCTGGACGGCTTCGACATGCGGGTCGACGCAGGGCAGGTGCACGGCTTCCTAGGCCCCAACGGGTCCGGCAAGACCACCACGCTGCGTACCCTGCTCGGCCTGATCCGACCCGACGGCGGCCGGATGGCGCTGCTCGGGCACGAGGTCCCCGACGCGCTGCCTCAGGTCGCCGGCCAGGTCGGCGCGATCGTGGAGAGCCCGCAGTTCTTCCCGCACTTCACGGCACGGGACACCCTGTCCCTGTTGGCCGGGGCGGGCGAGGTGCCGGCCACCCGGGTCGACGAGGTGCTTGAGCTCGTCGGGCTGCGCGACCGCTCCGGCGAGCGGGTCAAGACGTACTCGTTGGGCATGAAGCAGCGGCTCGCCGTCGCCTCAGCCCTGCTGAAGAACCCGAAGCTGCTCATCCTCGACGAGCCGGCCAACGGCCTCGACCCGGGCGGCATCCGGGAGATGCGCACACTGATGCGCAACCTCGCCGAATCCGGGATGACCGTGGTGCTGTCCAGCCACATCCTCGGCGAGATCCAGCTGATCTGCGACTCGGTCACCATCATCTCGCTGGGCCGGCGGGTCGCCTTCGGCCCGGTCGACGAGGTGCTCGCGCAGCACTCGTCCGGCGCGGTACGCGTCCGACTGGAGGCGGTCAGCGATCTGCCGGCGGCCACCGAGGCGCTCACCCAGGCGGGGATCCGGGTCACCGGCCACCCGGACCACCTGATGCTGGCCGGCGTCGACAAACCGGCCTCGGTGACGCGCCTGCTCGCCGAGCACAACCTCTACGTCAGCGAGTTGGCTCCGATCGCCGTCGATCTGGAGAGCGTCTTCCTCGAACTGACCGCCACCGCACCGGTCCCCGGTCAGCACCGGCAGGTCGACGAGTCCATGAAGGTCGGTGGGACGGGTCAGTCCGGTACCGCCGGGGGAGGGTGGGGCGCGTGA